The stretch of DNA TCTTCTCCAAAATCAAGGTTATTAAAACCATTCAAATCAAAAAATACGTGCCTTTTCCCAAAAAAGGTTGCCCCGAATACACAATACTTTATGCTAATCAGTTTATCTCTTTGGAAGTAATCGGGTACGAAAAGTTCTTCGTCTTCAGAGTACAATCCACCTTCAATTAAGTCAATTTCGGGATGAGCTTTCATATATTCTAAGCGTGACTGTAAATGCTCTGGTTTATATTGGTCATCGCTGTCTAAAAAGGTGATGTAATTGCCAAATGATGCTTGTATGCCAGCATTTCTGGAATAACCGGGCTTCCTATTTTTATGTTTGAGATAGCGAATGTTATCAAATTTTTGGACAAAAGACTCGACAATTGCAAAGGTATTGTCATTACTGCCATCATCGACTATAATCAGTTCCCAATTTGGAAACGTTTGTGCGATCGCACTATTAATACAGTCGCTTAAATACTTAGCTCGATTGTAGGTAGGAAGGATAATGGAGATTTCCGGAATTAGGATAAAATTCAAACCGCTCATTTCATCTGTCCTTTAGTTATACTTGAATATTGGGGATTAACATCTGAGCGATGACCAATCAATTTTCAGGTGGATTTTTAGAATTTGGGCGATTGGAGAAATTATCCACACCCGATAACCCCCGAATCCGACTTAACTGAGTCAAAGCCCAGCGTGCAGTTTGTTGCACTTCCTCATCGGGATCGTCAACTGCGTGGCGCAAAAGTTGACTGACTTGAGCCATCATATCAAAAATGCGCGTCACATCTCGAATCGCGTTTTTCCGCACCTCTGGATTGTCATCTTGCAGGGACATAGCTAAAGCGCGATTCATCGGCTTGAGCGTGCGGGTGCCGATTTGGGATAGCGCTTCTAAAATTAAGCTGCGCTGCATAGAATCTGCATCCATCATTATTTCCAGTAGAGGCTGTACCGCTCTAGAATCGCCTCTTTGTGCTAATTCCCAAATGGCTTTGCGCCGTTTTGTCGGATCGGGATTTTGCAGATCTTTAATTAATTCATCAATTATATTGATTTTGGGTAGGCGAGTCGGTTCTCGAATTTCTAAAGCTTCTGTTTGGGGCGATGTTGTTGATTGTTCGAGAGGTTTATTTTCACCAACTGGGGAAATGGAACTGCTGTAGATGTTTGTCTCTAACTGCGGCTGTGCAGTTAATTCTTCTGTATGTTTGTTTTCTAAGACCGATGAAGTATCACCGATGTAGCTGTTTGTTTCGATTTGGGAATGGTGGCTTAATTCTTCCGCAGGTTTATTTTCCCAAACCGATGAAATGTCATCGCTGTAGCGGTTTGTTTCTGCCTGCAAGTGTGGGGCTGGTTGTTCTGGATATGTATTTTCGGAGATAGTTGAAAAGCCATTGTTTTGGGCATTTTTATCAGTTTGTGATTGAAATGGGTTAGCCTTGATGTCTGGGGTGTCAGTGCGATCGGACTCTGGATCTGGAGGCAGCTCTTCAGCTACACTTTCCGTGCGATCGCTAGGGTGTCTCACCACGTAAAACAGCCCCACTCCACCGATAATCAAAAGGACTGCCCCTGTACCTATCCACAATAATGGTGAGTTGAGGTTAAAACTTTTAGTCGTTTTAGCCGCTGTAGTTGGCTTGGGAGTCGGTTTTTCTTTACTGAAGTTAAGGTCGCTAAAATCTGGAACAGTTTCTTTTGGGGAAGGTTTTGCAGTTGGGCTGGGCGAGTTGCGCTGTGCAAATAGAGTTGCCCCAGGTGTAGTGGCAAACAACTTACCGATTCCCGTCTCCAAGATGAGCAAGTCCGACTGAGGCGCGGGGTAGCCATAAATTGGCGCTCCAACGGCACTGGGGCTAAAGCCCAGGCAAGTCATACAAGAAAGCAGAAATAAAGCGGAGCGTGAGGGCGACATAAACTAACTCAGGGGTAGAAGGGGCTGCCAGTATAACCCACTGGGTAGATGACTTTGAGCTAGTTTAATCCTAAACTGGCATTTGCCAAGAAACTCAGCCCTGATGCGTTAGCGATCGCAAAGTCTTCACAAACACAGTAGAAATTGGCAACTCCCTGCCGCTAATTTAGCGCCAAATTTCCGATTCAGATTCGGCAATTTTGACGGTAACCTTTGCCAATTCTAATTCCGAAGGTGCCAATAAAGGTTGGTTTTCGCTAGAAGGTTTTTCAGTACTGGGGTTAGCTACTGATTTTTTAGACTGAAGCCATTTTGCCAGAATATCCCGTTGATTGACTAGATAGATGCTGACCAGAGTGAGGCAGACACCCATCCATTGATAGGGTGCGAGCGTTTCCGATAG from Aerosakkonema funiforme FACHB-1375 encodes:
- a CDS encoding glycosyltransferase family 2 protein, encoding MSGLNFILIPEISIILPTYNRAKYLSDCINSAIAQTFPNWELIIVDDGSNDNTFAIVESFVQKFDNIRYLKHKNRKPGYSRNAGIQASFGNYITFLDSDDQYKPEHLQSRLEYMKAHPEIDLIEGGLYSEDEELFVPDYFQRDKLISIKYCVFGATFFGKRHVFFDLNGFNNLDFGEDTDFWYRAEKRFKTQKLTEPKTYIYTRAETSITKDFVNK
- a CDS encoding HEAT repeat domain-containing protein; this translates as MSPSRSALFLLSCMTCLGFSPSAVGAPIYGYPAPQSDLLILETGIGKLFATTPGATLFAQRNSPSPTAKPSPKETVPDFSDLNFSKEKPTPKPTTAAKTTKSFNLNSPLLWIGTGAVLLIIGGVGLFYVVRHPSDRTESVAEELPPDPESDRTDTPDIKANPFQSQTDKNAQNNGFSTISENTYPEQPAPHLQAETNRYSDDISSVWENKPAEELSHHSQIETNSYIGDTSSVLENKHTEELTAQPQLETNIYSSSISPVGENKPLEQSTTSPQTEALEIREPTRLPKINIIDELIKDLQNPDPTKRRKAIWELAQRGDSRAVQPLLEIMMDADSMQRSLILEALSQIGTRTLKPMNRALAMSLQDDNPEVRKNAIRDVTRIFDMMAQVSQLLRHAVDDPDEEVQQTARWALTQLSRIRGLSGVDNFSNRPNSKNPPEN